A genome region from Erigeron canadensis isolate Cc75 chromosome 3, C_canadensis_v1, whole genome shotgun sequence includes the following:
- the LOC122592872 gene encoding plasmodesmata-located protein 2-like → MYSQQPITVKPLSPVTLLLLFLVIVPLTKSDNTNLVYKGCAKQSFQDPNGVYSSALSAIFGTLIQQSSKAKFFKTTSGSGQASISGLFQCRGDLSNLDCYTCVSRLPILMDKLCGKTVAARLQLLGCYMLYEVNGFAQISGMEMLYKTCGSTNNGGVGFEEKRDSALAALESGIGNGNGGFYTTSYESMYVLGQCQGDLGSSDCGECVKNAVQRAQVECGSSISGQIYLHRCFISYSYYPNGIPPKKSSSSNTYPSSSTSSSGSSSSSYSSPSYSSSSGGNEANTGKTVAIILGGAAGVGFIVICAMFAKNLAKKHDDY, encoded by the exons atgtattctCAACAACCCATAACAGTAAAACCCTTATCCCCTGTCACATTGTTGTTGCTATTTTTGGTCATAGTCCCACTTACTAAATCTGATAACACAAACTTAGTATACAAAGGGTGTGCAAAACAATCATTTCAAGATCCAAATGGGGTTTACTCATCTGCACTTTCAGCCATTTTTGGAACcctgattcaacaatcttcaaaagcAAAGTTTTTCAAGACCACAAGTGGAAGTGGGCAAGCTTCAATTTCAGGTCTTTTTCAATGTAGAGGAGATCTAAGCAATCTTGAttgttacacatgtgtaagtagaCTCCCAATCTTGATGGACAAACTTTGTGGCAAAACAGTAGCTGCAAGACTTCAACTTTTAGGATGTTATATGCTTTATGAAGTCAATGGTTTTGCTCAGATTTCAGGTATGGAAATGTTGTATAAAACTTGTGGGTCAACAAATAATGGTGGGGTTGGTTTTGAAGAAAAAAGGGATTCTGCATTAGCTGCTTTAGAAAGTGGTATTGGAAATGGAAATGGTGGGTTTTATACAACAAGTTATGAATCAATGTATGTTTTGGGACAATGTCAAGGGGATTTAGGGAGTTCTGATTGTGGGGAATGTGTGAAAAATGCTGTTCAAAGAGCACAAGTTGAATGTGGGAGTTCAATTTCTGGACAGATATATTTGCATAGATGTTTTATTAGTTATAGTTATTATCCTAATGGAATTCCACCCAAGaaatcttcttcatcaaatacATATCCTTCTTCTTCTACATCGTCTTCGgggtcttcttcttcttcgtatTCTTCGCCTTCTTATTCGTCATCATCAG GAGGGAATGAGGCAAATACTGGAAAAACAGTTGCAATTATCTTAGGAGGGGCAGCAGGAGTTGGGTTCATAGTCATATGTGCAATGTTTGCTAAAAATTTAGCCAAGAAACATGATG ATTATTGA